Proteins from a genomic interval of Desulfovibrio aminophilus DSM 12254:
- a CDS encoding beta-ketoacyl-ACP synthase III, whose translation MTKSYIRGLGFHVPEHILTNADFERMVDTSDEWITSRTGIRQRHVAQGETCSELAQHASLQALEKAGMSAEELSHILVATFTPDAYIPSAACTLQHRLGLSGRYAADLYAACSGYLYALETARSLVALHPEANVLTLGSEVISSRTDYTDRGTCVLFGDGAGAAIVSGAPGHDSAEILDVILSSDGALGNLLAVRGGGSAFPYKPGDTIRRDFFVEMQGREVFRHAVRSMLSVSAEILERNGLTPDEVDVFIPHQANLRIIEAVGDKVGVPRERIFINVDRYGNTSAAAVAIALAEARITGFIKNGDLVLLTAFGGGFTWGAVLLRF comes from the coding sequence ATGACCAAGAGCTACATCCGTGGACTGGGCTTTCACGTCCCCGAACATATTCTGACCAACGCCGACTTCGAGCGCATGGTGGACACCTCCGACGAGTGGATCACCAGCCGCACCGGCATCAGGCAGCGCCACGTGGCCCAGGGCGAAACCTGCTCCGAGCTGGCCCAACACGCCTCCCTCCAGGCCCTGGAAAAGGCGGGCATGTCGGCCGAAGAGCTGTCGCACATCCTGGTGGCCACCTTCACCCCGGATGCCTACATCCCCTCGGCGGCCTGCACCCTGCAGCACCGTCTGGGCCTGTCCGGCCGCTACGCCGCCGACCTCTACGCCGCCTGCTCCGGCTACCTCTACGCCCTGGAGACGGCCCGCTCCCTGGTGGCCCTGCACCCCGAAGCCAACGTCCTGACGCTCGGCAGCGAGGTCATCTCCTCGCGCACGGACTACACCGACCGGGGCACCTGCGTGCTCTTCGGCGACGGCGCCGGCGCGGCCATCGTCTCCGGCGCCCCGGGCCATGACAGCGCCGAGATCCTGGACGTGATCCTCTCCTCGGACGGGGCCCTGGGGAACCTGCTGGCCGTGCGCGGCGGCGGTTCGGCCTTCCCCTACAAGCCGGGCGACACCATCCGGCGCGACTTCTTCGTCGAGATGCAGGGCCGGGAAGTCTTCCGCCACGCGGTGCGCTCCATGCTCTCGGTGAGCGCTGAGATTCTCGAACGCAACGGCCTGACCCCGGACGAGGTGGACGTCTTCATCCCGCACCAGGCCAACCTGCGCATCATTGAGGCCGTGGGCGACAAGGTCGGCGTGCCCCGCGAGCGCATCTTCATCAACGTGGACCGCTACGGCAACACCTCGGCGGCGGCCGTGGCCATCGCCCTGGCCGAGGCCCGGATCACCGGCTTCATCAAGAACGGCGACCTGGTCCTGCTGACCGCCTTCGGCGGCGGCTTCACCTGGGGCGCGGTGCTGTTGCGCTTCTAG
- the fabG gene encoding 3-oxoacyl-[acyl-carrier-protein] reductase — protein sequence MSELSRVALVTGGSRGIGRAVAERLARDGFAVYLTYVSRPEEAEKTVAAIAESGGTARAFRVDSGDSAAVAAFFAEEIKDKVELEVLVNNAGITRDGPLIRMKDEDYDKVLAVNLRGCFIFLREAAKIMIRRRAGRIINMASVAGQMGNAYQANYSSAKAGLIGLTKSAALELAPRNVLVNAVAPGYVDTEMTAVLREDVIQEIINAVPLKRSATPWEIASAVSFLAGPDATYITGQVLAVNGGLYM from the coding sequence ATGAGCGAACTTTCCCGCGTCGCCCTGGTCACGGGAGGCTCACGCGGCATCGGCCGCGCGGTCGCCGAACGTCTGGCCCGCGACGGCTTCGCCGTGTACCTCACCTATGTCTCCCGGCCCGAGGAGGCCGAAAAGACCGTGGCCGCCATCGCCGAATCCGGGGGCACGGCCAGGGCCTTCCGCGTGGACTCCGGCGACTCCGCCGCCGTGGCCGCCTTTTTCGCAGAGGAGATCAAGGACAAGGTCGAACTGGAAGTGCTCGTGAACAACGCGGGCATCACCCGGGACGGTCCGCTCATCCGCATGAAGGACGAGGACTACGACAAGGTTCTGGCCGTGAATCTGCGCGGCTGCTTCATCTTCCTGCGCGAGGCGGCCAAGATCATGATCCGTCGACGCGCGGGCCGGATCATCAACATGGCATCCGTGGCCGGGCAGATGGGCAACGCCTACCAGGCCAACTACTCCTCGGCCAAGGCCGGGCTCATCGGCCTGACCAAGTCCGCAGCCCTGGAACTGGCCCCCCGCAACGTCCTGGTCAACGCCGTGGCTCCCGGCTACGTGGACACGGAGATGACCGCCGTGCTGCGCGAGGACGTGATCCAGGAGATCATCAACGCCGTGCCTCTCAAGCGCTCCGCCACGCCCTGGGAAATCGCCTCCGCGGTCTCCTTCCTCGCCGGGCCGGACGCCACCTACATCACCGGACAGGTCCTCGCCGTCAACGGCGGCCTGTATATGTAA
- the acpP gene encoding acyl carrier protein — MSIAEKVKGIIVDQLGVSADEVKPEASFVEDLGADSLDLTELIMAIEEEFDIEIDDEDAQKIVKVKDAIDYIEKNKK, encoded by the coding sequence ATGTCCATTGCCGAGAAAGTGAAGGGGATCATTGTCGACCAACTGGGCGTCTCCGCCGACGAAGTCAAGCCCGAAGCCTCCTTCGTGGAAGACCTGGGCGCCGACTCCCTGGACCTCACCGAGCTGATCATGGCCATCGAGGAAGAGTTCGACATCGAGATCGATGACGAGGACGCCCAGAAGATCGTCAAGGTCAAGGACGCCATCGACTACATCGAGAAGAACAAAAAGTAG
- the fabF gene encoding beta-ketoacyl-ACP synthase II, with protein MKRVVVTGLSAITPLGTDLASSWEALLAGKSGIGPLTKFDCAAYETRIAGEVKGFEPERYIPAKQVKRMETFVQYAVACSKMLLEDAGWQVPPEEAATTGVIIGVGLGGLQTIESMHQKLLEKGPSRISPFFIPIIIANMAAGQVSIETGARGPNVCTTTACASGTHGIGYAYSEIKLGRCEAMICGGAESTITSLGVSGFNALKALSTRNDDPQRASRPFDRDRDGFVMGEGSGLLLLESLEHARARGARIYAEVVGFGASGDAYHMTAPPEDGSGMALAMSAAIREAGVPVTDIDHINAHGTSTSLNDACETRAIKTVFGKHAYKLSITGNKSMTGHLLGAAGGVESVFSVLTLCEGKIPRTLNLENPDPECDLDYVPEGMRTQRVNYTLCNSFGFGGTNACMLFKRFED; from the coding sequence ATGAAACGAGTCGTCGTCACCGGCCTGTCCGCCATCACGCCGCTGGGAACCGACCTGGCCTCCAGTTGGGAGGCCCTGCTGGCGGGCAAGTCCGGCATCGGTCCCCTGACCAAGTTCGACTGCGCGGCCTATGAGACCCGCATCGCCGGAGAGGTCAAGGGCTTCGAGCCCGAGCGCTACATCCCGGCGAAGCAGGTCAAGCGCATGGAGACCTTCGTCCAGTACGCCGTGGCCTGTTCCAAGATGCTGCTGGAGGACGCGGGCTGGCAGGTGCCGCCCGAGGAGGCCGCCACCACCGGCGTGATCATCGGCGTGGGCCTGGGCGGGCTACAGACCATCGAGTCCATGCATCAGAAGCTCCTGGAAAAGGGGCCCTCGCGCATCTCGCCCTTCTTCATCCCGATCATCATCGCCAACATGGCCGCCGGACAGGTGTCCATTGAAACCGGCGCGCGCGGACCCAACGTCTGCACCACCACGGCCTGCGCCTCGGGCACCCACGGCATCGGCTACGCCTACTCCGAGATCAAGCTCGGCCGTTGCGAGGCCATGATCTGCGGCGGCGCGGAGTCAACCATCACGTCCCTGGGCGTGTCCGGCTTCAACGCCCTCAAGGCCCTGTCCACGCGCAACGACGATCCCCAGCGGGCCTCCCGGCCCTTCGACCGCGACCGCGACGGCTTCGTCATGGGCGAGGGCAGCGGCCTGCTGCTTCTGGAGTCCCTGGAGCACGCCCGGGCGCGCGGAGCGCGCATCTACGCCGAGGTCGTGGGTTTCGGGGCCTCCGGCGACGCCTACCATATGACCGCCCCGCCCGAGGACGGCTCGGGCATGGCCCTGGCCATGAGCGCGGCCATCCGCGAGGCGGGCGTGCCCGTGACCGATATCGACCACATCAACGCCCACGGCACCTCCACGTCGCTCAACGACGCCTGCGAGACCCGGGCCATCAAAACGGTCTTTGGCAAGCACGCCTACAAGCTCTCCATCACCGGCAACAAATCCATGACCGGCCACCTCCTGGGCGCGGCCGGCGGCGTGGAGTCGGTCTTTTCGGTGTTGACCCTGTGCGAGGGCAAGATTCCGCGCACCCTGAACCTGGAGAACCCGGACCCGGAGTGCGACCTGGACTACGTGCCCGAAGGCATGCGCACGCAACGGGTGAACTACACCCTCTGCAACTCCTTCGGTTTCGGCGGCACCAACGCCTGTATGCTGTTCAAGAGATTCGAGGACTGA
- the glyA gene encoding serine hydroxymethyltransferase, with amino-acid sequence MEELMMQDPGVAAAISREVDRQMSKLELIASENFTSTAVRQAMGSVMTHKYAEGYPGKRYYGGCEYVDQVENLARDRVKALFGAGYANVQPHSGSQANMAVYFAVCKPGDTVLGMDLSHGGHLTHGSPVNFSGRLYNIVSYGVDKETQTIDFDQVERLAKEHKPKMIVAGASAYPRIIDFKRFRQIADEVGAVLMVDMAHIAGLIAAGEHPSCIEHAHFTTSTTHKTLRGPRGGLILAAEDQEKVLNSQIFPGIQGGPLMHVIAAKAVAFGEALAPGFQEYQSQVVKNAKALASALQESEFKLVSGGTDNHLMLIDLTNKDITGKDAEIALDKAGITANKNTIPFETRSPFVTSGIRLGTPALTTRGMIEEDMIVVAEAITAAIENWQSDAVLEEIREEVEEFSRSFPLFAW; translated from the coding sequence ATGGAAGAATTGATGATGCAGGATCCGGGAGTCGCCGCGGCCATTTCCCGCGAGGTCGACAGGCAGATGTCCAAGCTGGAGCTCATCGCCTCGGAGAACTTCACCTCCACGGCGGTGCGCCAGGCCATGGGCAGCGTCATGACCCACAAGTACGCCGAGGGCTACCCGGGCAAGCGCTACTACGGCGGCTGCGAGTACGTGGACCAGGTCGAGAACCTGGCCCGCGACCGGGTCAAGGCCCTCTTCGGCGCGGGCTACGCCAACGTGCAGCCCCACTCCGGCTCCCAGGCCAACATGGCCGTGTACTTCGCGGTCTGCAAGCCCGGCGACACCGTGCTCGGCATGGATCTCTCCCACGGCGGACACCTGACCCACGGCAGCCCGGTGAACTTCTCCGGCCGTCTGTACAACATCGTCTCCTACGGCGTGGACAAGGAGACCCAGACCATCGACTTCGACCAAGTGGAGCGCCTGGCCAAGGAGCACAAGCCGAAGATGATCGTGGCCGGCGCCAGCGCCTACCCCCGGATCATCGACTTCAAGCGCTTCCGCCAGATCGCCGACGAGGTGGGCGCCGTGCTCATGGTGGACATGGCCCACATCGCGGGCCTCATCGCCGCCGGCGAGCACCCCTCCTGCATCGAGCACGCCCACTTCACCACCTCGACCACGCACAAGACCCTGCGCGGCCCGCGCGGCGGCCTCATCCTGGCCGCCGAGGACCAGGAAAAGGTGCTGAACTCCCAGATCTTCCCCGGCATCCAGGGCGGCCCGCTCATGCACGTCATCGCGGCCAAGGCCGTGGCCTTCGGCGAGGCCCTGGCCCCGGGTTTCCAGGAATACCAGTCCCAGGTGGTCAAGAACGCCAAGGCCCTGGCCTCGGCCCTGCAGGAGTCCGAGTTCAAGCTCGTCTCCGGCGGCACCGACAACCACCTCATGCTCATCGACCTGACCAACAAGGACATCACCGGCAAGGACGCCGAGATCGCCCTGGACAAGGCGGGCATCACGGCGAACAAGAACACCATCCCCTTCGAGACCCGCTCGCCCTTCGTGACCTCGGGCATCCGCCTGGGCACCCCGGCCTTGACCACCCGGGGCATGATCGAGGAGGATATGATCGTGGTGGCCGAGGCCATCACCGCGGCCATCGAGAACTGGCAGTCGGACGCCGTGCTGGAGGAGATCCGCGAGGAAGTGGAGGAATTCTCCCGCAGCTTCCCGCTGTTCGCCTGGTAG
- a CDS encoding deoxycytidylate deaminase, which translates to MSRLPWPDYFMSIAHLVAERSTCLRRKVGAVAVRDKRILATGYNGPPSNVPHCEDVGCIRERLGIPSGQRHELCRGLHAEQNVIIQAAVHAISLKGAIIYCTTQPCLICTKMLVNCQVEAIYYAGAYPDELAEDMLKEAGVRHELLQGDFTTR; encoded by the coding sequence ATGAGCCGATTGCCCTGGCCCGACTACTTCATGAGCATCGCGCACCTGGTGGCCGAGCGCTCCACCTGCCTGCGGCGCAAGGTGGGGGCCGTGGCCGTGCGCGACAAGCGCATCCTGGCCACGGGCTACAACGGCCCGCCGTCCAACGTGCCGCACTGCGAGGACGTGGGGTGCATCCGGGAACGCCTGGGCATCCCCTCGGGCCAGCGCCACGAACTCTGCCGAGGTCTGCACGCCGAGCAGAACGTGATCATCCAGGCCGCCGTGCACGCCATCTCGCTCAAGGGCGCGATCATCTACTGCACGACCCAGCCCTGCCTGATCTGCACCAAGATGCTGGTCAATTGCCAAGTGGAGGCCATCTACTACGCCGGGGCCTATCCCGACGAGCTGGCCGAGGACATGCTCAAGGAGGCCGGTGTCCGTCATGAACTGCTGCAAGGAGACTTTACAACCCGCTGA
- the ribD gene encoding bifunctional diaminohydroxyphosphoribosylaminopyrimidine deaminase/5-amino-6-(5-phosphoribosylamino)uracil reductase RibD yields the protein MNCCKETLQPAEALMARAVELARLGRGATAPNPCVGALLVRDGAIVAQGWHEAFGGPHAEVECLRQAREKGVDASACELYVTLEPCNHQGKTPPCTEAILAAGIRSVVVGCADPNPEVAGGGAEHLRSKGVNVRLGVLEGPCRDLIEDFRLWKTTDRPFVILKMAATLDGRIAARGGRPEPISCPESQIEAHRLRSVCRAVIVGGNTFYSDDPLLTCRLPGLAPDHVQPFAVVVTRRLPKAHNFKLLQDRPERVVFWTSEEEARSLASGTLTERGCRVWGLGRVEEGLDLRQGLVRLRAELNCWNVLCEGGGRLAMSLATQDLVDELTLFLAPKVLGDEQAKALFSGRKAQSLAEARDFRLLDCARSGRDLMLTYRPKRTD from the coding sequence ATGAACTGCTGCAAGGAGACTTTACAACCCGCTGAGGCCCTCATGGCCCGGGCCGTGGAACTCGCCCGCCTCGGGCGCGGCGCCACGGCTCCCAATCCCTGCGTGGGAGCGCTGCTGGTCCGCGACGGAGCCATCGTGGCCCAGGGCTGGCACGAAGCCTTCGGCGGCCCGCACGCCGAGGTGGAGTGCCTGCGTCAGGCGCGAGAAAAAGGCGTGGACGCCTCGGCCTGCGAACTCTACGTCACCCTGGAGCCCTGCAACCACCAGGGCAAGACCCCGCCCTGCACCGAGGCCATCCTGGCCGCCGGAATCCGCAGTGTGGTCGTGGGCTGCGCCGACCCCAACCCCGAGGTGGCCGGAGGCGGCGCGGAACATCTGCGATCCAAGGGCGTGAACGTGCGCCTGGGCGTGCTCGAGGGCCCCTGCCGCGACCTCATCGAGGACTTCCGGCTCTGGAAGACCACCGACCGACCCTTCGTCATCCTCAAGATGGCCGCCACCCTGGACGGCCGCATCGCGGCCCGCGGCGGGCGTCCGGAACCGATATCCTGCCCCGAGTCCCAAATCGAGGCCCACCGGCTGCGTTCCGTCTGTCGGGCGGTGATCGTCGGCGGCAACACCTTCTATTCCGACGACCCGCTGCTCACCTGCCGCCTGCCGGGGCTGGCCCCGGACCATGTGCAGCCCTTCGCGGTGGTCGTCACGCGGCGGCTGCCCAAGGCCCACAACTTCAAGCTGCTCCAGGACCGGCCCGAGCGGGTGGTCTTCTGGACCAGCGAGGAGGAGGCCCGTTCACTGGCGTCCGGAACGCTCACGGAGCGCGGCTGCCGGGTCTGGGGCCTGGGCCGCGTCGAGGAGGGCCTGGACCTGCGCCAGGGTCTCGTCCGCCTGCGCGCCGAACTGAACTGTTGGAACGTGCTCTGCGAAGGCGGCGGCCGCCTGGCCATGAGTCTGGCCACCCAGGATCTGGTGGACGAGTTGACGCTCTTCCTGGCCCCCAAGGTGCTCGGCGACGAGCAGGCCAAGGCCCTGTTCTCCGGCCGCAAGGCCCAGAGCCTGGCCGAGGCCCGCGACTTCCGGCTCCTGGACTGCGCCCGCAGCGGCCGGGATCTCATGCTCACCTACCGCCCCAAGAGGACAGACTGA
- a CDS encoding riboflavin synthase, with protein sequence MFTGLVLGTGVVEAAQPRGRETRLTVRADFLGDVVKGESIAVNGACLTAEAADRGRFSAYASAETLSKSSLGGLRAGAKVNLERALALGDRLGGHLVSGHVDCLAQVESVTPAGESVVIRLSFPREFGSQVVPKGSVALDGVSLTVNECGEDFLTVNVIPATQGETTIGQWRPGRVVNMETDLIGKYVLRMLGPWTEKTGAPASGMTAEFLRRNGF encoded by the coding sequence ATGTTCACCGGACTGGTGCTCGGAACGGGCGTGGTCGAGGCCGCGCAGCCGCGCGGCAGGGAAACGCGACTCACCGTGCGGGCGGACTTCCTGGGCGATGTGGTCAAAGGCGAATCCATCGCCGTCAACGGAGCCTGCCTCACGGCCGAGGCCGCCGACCGGGGCCGCTTCTCGGCCTACGCCAGCGCCGAGACCCTGTCCAAATCCTCCCTCGGCGGCCTGCGCGCCGGGGCCAAGGTCAACCTGGAGCGGGCCCTGGCCCTGGGCGATCGCCTGGGAGGCCATCTCGTCTCCGGCCACGTGGACTGCCTGGCCCAGGTGGAGTCGGTGACCCCGGCGGGCGAATCCGTGGTCATCCGACTGAGCTTCCCCCGAGAATTCGGCTCCCAGGTGGTGCCCAAGGGATCCGTGGCCCTGGACGGGGTCAGCCTGACCGTGAACGAATGCGGCGAGGACTTTCTGACCGTGAACGTCATCCCGGCCACCCAGGGTGAGACCACCATCGGCCAGTGGCGCCCCGGCAGGGTGGTGAACATGGAGACCGACCTCATCGGCAAGTATGTGCTGCGGATGCTCGGACCGTGGACCGAAAAGACCGGGGCCCCGGCTTCAGGCATGACCGCGGAATTCCTGCGGCGAAACGGCTTCTAG
- a CDS encoding C-GCAxxG-C-C family (seleno)protein, whose amino-acid sequence MTLESPQARISAAATEIFLSRPQNCAEAVVLALNRHLTGGLAPAQAAGVASGFSLGLGGAGCLCGALSGATLCIGLFLAPKGDRLERRAARKAAKALHHSFLELHGSVCCRELCRALGDETEARAKRCSALTGYAAAEAARLILETRPELAGTGFAPAPGLFSRLRRLLRP is encoded by the coding sequence ATGACGCTCGAATCCCCCCAGGCCCGCATCAGCGCGGCCGCCACCGAGATATTCCTCTCCCGGCCGCAAAACTGCGCCGAGGCCGTGGTCCTGGCCCTCAACCGCCACCTCACCGGCGGCCTCGCCCCGGCCCAGGCCGCGGGAGTGGCCTCGGGCTTCTCGCTGGGCCTGGGCGGCGCGGGTTGCCTCTGCGGCGCGCTTTCCGGGGCCACGCTCTGTATAGGCCTGTTCCTGGCCCCCAAGGGCGACCGCCTGGAGCGCCGCGCCGCACGCAAGGCCGCCAAGGCTCTGCACCACTCCTTCCTGGAACTCCACGGCTCGGTCTGCTGCCGGGAACTCTGCCGGGCCCTGGGCGACGAAACCGAGGCCCGCGCAAAACGTTGCTCCGCGCTCACCGGCTACGCCGCGGCCGAGGCCGCCCGGCTCATCCTGGAGACCCGCCCGGAACTGGCGGGCACGGGCTTCGCCCCGGCTCCGGGCCTCTTCTCCCGCCTGCGCCGCCTCCTGCGCCCCTGA
- a CDS encoding PAS domain-containing protein: protein MSFSAADPDSFDTIPPRQWAGADVTSYVMSFPGLLWRIEPARARIEFLNAHRVEALGEKTSLLLRSAEYRKAAIEEPDLPLVESFMDALGRGGPSGCVFRLRKTEGRRTWLKLRCWPLPGDPRYAVGYLIEVTDSAETIKSIIEKDSELQLMIDLAENPVLLVDFDEKTVIAQNAAASELFLYSPDEFRRLSFADLYHQGMRGTVQKIENEVLFDKKWEGKLGFRRKTNSAFTADAALRFLVCKERRLLRVSLTHIESLGGNGEETSSGNGLCAGLARSLTERLAGKNDIHEILEIFLQAQLPRHSFDAVMFSDIHTKKNKVFVYGAGEPFAHVEPGEMYSYEGTIAQSIERFRLDHLIVEDTLESIKAIDWALFIPKGIRSYFAKPFYQRGTLRAVLVLCSREPNAFPASGLPEYTCLFEPFEAAIKSWRAAQRRSRSSGG, encoded by the coding sequence GTGTCCTTCAGCGCAGCCGATCCCGACAGCTTCGACACCATCCCCCCGCGCCAGTGGGCCGGGGCGGACGTGACCAGTTACGTGATGAGCTTTCCGGGCCTGCTCTGGCGCATCGAGCCCGCGCGGGCGCGCATCGAGTTCCTCAACGCCCACCGGGTCGAGGCCCTGGGCGAGAAGACCAGCCTGCTCCTGCGCAGCGCCGAATACCGCAAGGCCGCCATCGAGGAGCCGGACCTGCCTCTGGTGGAGAGCTTCATGGACGCCCTGGGCCGAGGAGGCCCCTCGGGCTGCGTGTTCCGCCTGCGGAAGACCGAAGGCCGCCGGACCTGGCTCAAGCTGCGCTGCTGGCCCCTGCCCGGCGACCCCCGCTACGCCGTGGGCTACCTCATCGAGGTCACGGACAGCGCCGAGACCATCAAGAGCATCATCGAGAAGGACTCCGAGCTTCAGCTCATGATCGATCTGGCCGAGAATCCCGTGCTTCTGGTGGACTTCGACGAAAAGACGGTCATCGCCCAGAACGCGGCGGCCTCGGAGCTGTTCCTCTACAGCCCGGACGAATTCCGGCGGCTGTCCTTCGCGGACCTCTACCACCAGGGCATGCGCGGCACGGTGCAGAAAATCGAGAACGAGGTGCTCTTCGACAAGAAGTGGGAGGGCAAGCTCGGCTTCCGGCGCAAGACCAACTCCGCCTTCACCGCCGACGCCGCCCTGCGTTTTCTGGTCTGCAAGGAACGCCGCCTGCTGCGCGTCTCGCTCACGCACATCGAGAGCCTGGGGGGCAACGGCGAGGAAACTTCCTCCGGCAACGGCCTGTGCGCCGGGCTGGCCAGGAGCCTGACCGAGCGGCTGGCGGGCAAAAACGACATCCACGAAATCCTGGAGATATTCCTCCAGGCGCAACTGCCGCGCCATTCCTTCGACGCGGTCATGTTCTCCGACATCCACACGAAGAAGAACAAGGTCTTCGTCTACGGCGCGGGCGAGCCCTTCGCCCACGTGGAGCCCGGAGAAATGTATTCCTATGAGGGAACCATCGCCCAAAGCATCGAACGCTTCCGGCTGGACCACCTCATCGTGGAGGACACCCTGGAGAGCATCAAGGCCATCGACTGGGCCTTGTTCATCCCCAAGGGAATCCGGTCCTATTTCGCCAAACCATTTTACCAGCGCGGAACGTTGCGGGCCGTGCTCGTGCTCTGCTCGCGGGAACCCAACGCCTTCCCGGCCTCGGGCCTGCCGGAATACACCTGCCTCTTCGAGCCGTTCGAGGCGGCCATCAAGTCCTGGCGGGCGGCCCAGCGCCGTTCCCGTTCCTCCGGCGGTTGA
- a CDS encoding FadR/GntR family transcriptional regulator has protein sequence MSPESAARQISKEEHSLEALLSMVRDERFELGGRLPTERALSEQLGASRNTIRGALRVLEAKGLVEVRPGSGCYLRSRREIQGELNTEAVDWSSRLEACYLIFPRIATLCTERISASGIAAMELRLMDLSRALFARNPDALREHLNGFARDIAGGTGNPALRAVVEALCPGNSPLFGIIFYLQDYEREMLFGDTAKIVQAMKRRDAGEAARCMEERILRLASLLERHADVPLSPLLKSEGERLEVFG, from the coding sequence ATGAGCCCGGAATCCGCCGCCAGGCAGATCAGCAAGGAAGAACATTCCCTGGAAGCCCTGCTCAGCATGGTCCGGGACGAACGCTTCGAGCTGGGAGGACGCCTGCCCACGGAGCGCGCCCTGTCCGAGCAGTTGGGCGCCAGCCGCAACACCATCCGGGGAGCCCTGCGCGTACTCGAGGCCAAGGGGCTGGTGGAAGTGCGCCCGGGGAGCGGCTGCTATCTGCGCTCCCGCCGCGAGATCCAGGGTGAGTTGAACACGGAGGCCGTGGACTGGTCCTCCCGTCTGGAAGCCTGCTACCTCATCTTTCCCCGCATCGCGACGCTCTGCACCGAACGCATCAGCGCAAGCGGCATCGCCGCCATGGAACTGCGGCTCATGGACCTGAGCCGGGCCCTCTTCGCCCGCAATCCCGACGCCCTGCGCGAACACCTCAACGGCTTCGCCCGCGACATCGCCGGGGGCACGGGCAACCCGGCCCTGCGCGCCGTGGTCGAGGCGCTCTGCCCCGGCAACAGCCCACTGTTCGGAATCATCTTCTACCTCCAGGACTACGAACGGGAAATGCTCTTCGGGGACACGGCAAAGATCGTCCAGGCCATGAAACGGCGCGATGCCGGCGAAGCCGCGCGCTGCATGGAGGAGCGCATCCTGCGGCTGGCCTCCCTGCTGGAGCGCCACGCCGACGTGCCGCTCTCGCCGCTGCTCAAAAGCGAGGGCGAACGGCTGGAGGTCTTCGGCTGA
- a CDS encoding twin-arginine translocation signal domain-containing protein, which produces MSDTNNTSFTRRDFIKGAALGVGLGAIGAMGLYSYSPMSRQHIAQVQRKMTDFGVCKSVKARVISETSWFDNATLMGDIKAAGGLLVDQYTYNWPPFGDGTGLGKGSYEKGIAKIKHLLPNRLEEAWEITRNLSVHPENPGGFAALVEVEQMDGKVRKFLLDSGWSYKWMDECFKREGIDKMLANGEIEALFISHEHFDHYWGLPVTLKYAPGIKVYIPDTFYPSGLQYIADSGHKGEVVKVKKGLCPILPGMATYVFDVPIICKVFGEQSMYFNVADLGLVSITGCCHQGIILFADTAYKELKYENDRFHGLYGGLHISPFDDWDPKYDDLVIGLKKWNLEKVGCNHCTGLVTAKKFIDSGYPVVRGTARFRTKDTAYLGNGDTIEFKKA; this is translated from the coding sequence ATGTCCGACACGAACAACACCTCGTTCACCCGGCGGGACTTCATCAAGGGCGCGGCCCTGGGAGTGGGCCTCGGCGCCATCGGCGCCATGGGCCTCTATTCATACTCGCCCATGAGTCGCCAACACATCGCCCAGGTCCAGCGCAAGATGACCGACTTCGGCGTCTGCAAGAGCGTCAAGGCCCGGGTCATCTCCGAGACGAGCTGGTTCGACAACGCAACGCTCATGGGCGACATCAAGGCCGCCGGCGGCCTGCTCGTGGACCAGTACACCTACAACTGGCCGCCCTTCGGCGACGGCACGGGCCTGGGCAAGGGCTCGTACGAGAAGGGCATCGCCAAGATCAAGCACCTGCTGCCCAACCGCCTGGAAGAAGCCTGGGAGATCACCCGGAACCTTTCCGTACATCCCGAAAACCCCGGCGGCTTCGCGGCCCTGGTGGAAGTGGAACAGATGGACGGCAAGGTCCGCAAGTTCCTCCTGGACTCCGGCTGGTCCTACAAGTGGATGGACGAATGCTTCAAGCGCGAGGGCATCGACAAGATGCTGGCCAACGGCGAGATCGAGGCCCTGTTCATCTCCCACGAGCACTTCGATCACTACTGGGGCCTGCCCGTGACCCTCAAGTACGCCCCGGGCATCAAGGTCTACATCCCGGACACCTTCTACCCCTCCGGGCTGCAGTACATCGCCGACTCCGGGCACAAGGGCGAGGTGGTCAAGGTCAAGAAGGGTCTCTGCCCGATCCTGCCGGGCATGGCCACCTACGTGTTCGACGTGCCGATCATCTGCAAGGTCTTCGGTGAGCAGTCCATGTACTTCAACGTGGCCGACCTGGGGCTGGTGAGCATCACCGGATGCTGCCACCAGGGCATCATCCTCTTCGCCGACACGGCGTACAAGGAGCTCAAGTACGAGAACGACAGGTTCCACGGCCTCTACGGCGGCCTGCACATCTCGCCGTTCGACGACTGGGATCCCAAGTACGACGACCTGGTCATCGGCCTGAAGAAGTGGAATCTGGAGAAGGTCGGCTGCAACCATTGCACCGGCCTGGTCACGGCCAAGAAGTTCATCGACAGCGGCTATCCCGTGGTCCGGGGCACGGCCCGTTTCCGCACCAAGGACACGGCCTACCTGGGCAACGGCGACACCATCGAGTTCAAGAAGGCGTAA